The nucleotide window TTTCTAGCAAGATCAGGACATGCTATTGCTCAGTGTCAGGAGAATCACTATTAGCTTACCTCTTGTAGCAGATCTGCCTGCTCGATGGCTTTAAGTACATTTTTCTTGGACGTTTCCTGAACTTCTCCTCCCAAAAGAAACTCGTCCAAAATAAAATAAGCCTTCTCAAAATTAAAGATGATATCAAGTTCACACACCTGAAATGTAAAGTAATTGTATTTTAATGTAGgcaagtaaaagaactattgtctttattttgaaagtaagaaaacattTACAAATTAAGGACATCTGCAAGCTTACTTCCATGACATAAAATTAATCCTAATCATTCTAAAAAAGGCAGCATtgtcaacaaaacaaaaattatttttaatagtcaAATTTCACATTTGTGGTATAATTCCACTAaaatattttatggaaaaaaacataactacaATGTTCCAAACCTAAGCAACATGATGATTTTTACTGTCATCAAAATGGATTCTAATATTATCCCTAAATAGCAGATTATAATAAATACCAATGAAAATCCAAATtctagaattaattttaaaaaatttctgtgTTTGCAGTTTAATTAAATGATCTTGAACCTCATCCTTGTGTGAATCTAAAGGTAAGGATTTACAATTAGGCAATCTTGGCAAAGAGGAAGACcagtaatatgaaaaatattccttTCTGCTGTGGGGTATGATCTAGGCTTGTCTCATTTTGTGGTACTTCTAAAAAGTCTGCTACTAGAACAAATGATTACGTGTAGACTACATGTTGTTACTTATGAAGGACTAAGAATTTTTCTTTCCCATGAAAAACTTTGTTATTTCAGGGCAGAACAATGGAAAACCTCTTTTTAATTGGTTGTATTTGTTCCCAACATGCTTTGATAAAAACTTGGTCACTATGCCCTATTAACTATAACTTTATCAGTCACCTAGCTTTGGGCTGCTCTCTCCAAGCATTGTATTTCCTAGGTTTATGCCACTACCATTTAGTTttcctgtattttaaaaaattattaaactatTTTTAGTCCAGATGAAGAATATGATTATGGCACCCAGGCAATTTGTAGTCTGACTGTTCCCTTGTGAAAGAATTAAAATGCTTTATTAAATTGAAATGACAATACTCTGGCTAAATACTTAGACAATTATACTACTACatttaaataaactaaaatgcATAATCTAAAATACAGGAATGATACACATATTTTAAGATTAGAAATATGGATAggaatctaattttttaaaaattattactcaCGCTGCCAAAATATTTGTCAAGTAGTTCAACGTAACGATGAATTATTTCCAGGGTAATTAGTTCATTGTCCTGATCTTCAATAGCACAGCAGAAATACAGGCTAGCATATCTATAATGACATAATCACCAAGAGAATTTCTTCAGACAATATTCTGTTATATGccattaatattcattattaaaatagaacatttataaggtttctcttaTCCTGTTTTCTAAGAACTTATTTTTAACTTCCTGGTCAATGTCATTAATTCAGAATACAAAAGAATGATATGTATAAAATACATTCATCTCAGATGAAAATTTTCAAGCAACCAGAAGTACTTTATTTAATTAGTATAATATACTTTTTCTACAATATGAATACCTATGCTCTTTGTGCCATTTCAATTATACAGTTAAAAGTAAATCTCAtcagatttacatatgtaaatTACTCAGAATTTACTAACATAAGCAAATCAAGGCAAGGGAAGAAAAATGTGTCTAATTAAACCTAAAATTTCAATGTTTAAAACATTATAAAAGGACTGTCCCTACAGGAAATGAAGGGAAAGTATCTCCAATAGCAGGATGTTTGTAAGAAAAAGAGGTACATGAAATTATTGAGAAATCTTATTGTGAAACATGGAATAAGTGGTTTTTTTTTGAATAGGCATTCTGAATATAATCCTAAAACAAGATGCCACATACCAGACTTGTCAAGTAGGGGTCAATTTTTAACATAGCAGACAAACTTTGGCTATACCACCTACTTGCCATTCATGTACAGGATTTGTAGTACCTGGATGGAATTTCATTCACAAAGAGGTTAAATCCCAATTGCAAAGGGACTTTCAAAAGGATTCTAAAATGAAGGGAGCGGGTCCAAGAGGTTCCTATTATTCCAACAGACCACAACAGGTTTAATCAGACTACTTTCCAGCTCTATACAAAGAAGGTCTTAATAGAATTCAAAGGTACATAAACAAAATCTCAGGTATTTTCAAGGTCCCCTAAAGCAGGAGATACCTTGCCTCGCCTGTACATTCTCTGTGTCCTACTTTTGAGGCTTGGGTTCCAGATCCAACAGGACAGTATAAGTCAATTCCTTCATTAAAACATCATAAAGTAGTGATATTTCTAATTTCCTTTGCTTTGCGTGAAAATTCAGAATTGTAGAGTTTCATCCCCAATAATAAGGAAGCTAAACTTATTGAAGTGAATAATTTAGCATTAGGAGTCTTAAGTCTGTATCATGAAGATATTTAACTTGCCAAGTTGTTTTAATTAAGAATTAAAATAGcttgtaaaaaaattaatgtagacTTGGGTTTGGGgaaagcagatttttaaaaagagattaaagGAGAGTATAATTTTATTTGAGAGATGAGTATGGGTggagaaatatttggaaaattaagattttttaaattactatatatattatCTAAACCTAAATAACATATAAAAAGGACTTCATTACTTTGACACTTTCTATGAAACCTGAAAATGATGAAGTCCTTCCCATTTATAATGTAGATTTGGgtaatatatataacaatttgcATCACCTATACATTATACACACAAGACCAaaagacatacacacacagtaTATGCATACACCTAATGCTCAATATCTTGCCCTTACATAgaagttaaataaattataatgggGCAGGCTGTGTGATAAATTGCATGAGCTCTGGattaggagtcagaagaccagtGTTCATATCTCAACTTCGCCACTTACACTAAATCTTTAAACTTAAGatgcttttattttcatatctAATAGGAAAGTTCCATTATTTTTCTAGACCTAGATTTCCTTAAATTTGAATAATCTCTTAAGGccctttccaactttaaaatcCTGTACTTTTAGTTCAGCTTTATTGTTTCAGTGATACAAtccaataaaacatttattgcaGTAAAAGTTTTTATGTTCTAAGTGGGGAATATTCAAGTCATGTCCCTTAGAAACTTACAGAATAAGAGAGAAAATCacatatacaaattaaaatacaCTAAGTGCAGAGGAggttaaaatatatgtgtatatgtatatcagAAATATCAAGAATAAACTACTTCtaactttttcccccctttggatGGAAGGGATAGgaagaggtagagaagagaataacTGAAAGCTTCAAACAACTCTCTAATCTGGGTAAATCATTCTCCTGAGTGATTCTCCATTTGGCTAGGTAATAAAGAGGAGAGGGCAATGGATTTAGATTTAGGAAGGCCTGTGCTTAAAttctgactccaaaatttagTAGTTGTGGGGGTAAGTAAGTCCagttaagtcacttaacagctccacttcagtttccttatctgtgaaatgaggttgTATTAGATGgatttttaaggttccttccagctctaaacctataacgtcttgatttgggggggggtggataTCCAGAATAGAGGAAGCAgctagtggataaagtgctgggtctagagtcaggaagactcatcttcccgagctcaaatctggcctaggacaattactagctgtgtgaccctgggcaagtcacttaattacatttacttcagttttctcatctgtaaaataagctggagaaggaaaaagtgtttgctagtatctttgccaagaaaaccctcaaatgGGGATCACAAAAGATCACAACTAAAAAGTGACTGAAAACCCAGAAGAGAAAACTaatggtatttttttaattattctattaTGATGTAGCAGCAGCTACTTCTAAATGAAGAGGTTAACATAGCTAATCTAGCATATTATTATAATGGCTGATCCCAgattatttgattatttgttaaatagtgaaaagaCAGATTATatgcacattatatatatatatatatttcttgataAGAGAACTTTTATCCTTGTTACCTCTATTCTCTCTGCCATCACCTTCTGGGATTTTCAAAAAGTATATATATGGAACGTGGTCCCAACTCCCAACTCAACTTTAAGCCTCTGACTCAGCATCAGTACGCCCAATAGAAAGGAAGCAGGGATGTATCCTTGCTGAATACCCTTTCCATGCTATGACTAAGTAAACTATTTTTTGTTAACTGATACTCTACATAATTCCCAAACCTGGAACACCAACCCAGCCTGAGTCAGACCCAAACTACATTTTGGCAAGTAACAGGTAGGACTGGATTAGGACGACAGGAAGGAAAATGCAGAAGTGTGCCTTGAGTAGAAGTGCTAATAAAGAAGCCCTGAAACCTATGAGGTGTCCACCTTTGCCCAGAGGGAATTAGAAAGATCAACTATCTGTTAGCATTTAATAACCAGAAACAGATATGTATTCTGATGTCTTTAAAAATCATACCCTGAAGATAATAAATGTTGTGAAGTATCATTTGTTGAATTtgcttgatttttaatttggaattGAATGT belongs to Monodelphis domestica isolate mMonDom1 chromosome 8, mMonDom1.pri, whole genome shotgun sequence and includes:
- the AP1S2 gene encoding AP-1 complex subunit sigma-2 isoform X4 produces the protein MMQFMLLFSRQGKLRLQKWYVPLSDKEKKKITRELVQTVLARKPKMCSFLEWRDLKIVYKRYASLYFCCAIEDQDNELITLEIIHRYVELLDKYFGSVCELDIIFNFEKAYFILDEFLLGGEVQETSKKNVLKAIEQADLLQEPRHEYFNVPVY
- the AP1S2 gene encoding AP-1 complex subunit sigma-2 isoform X2: MQFMLLFSRQGKLRLQKWYVPLSDKEKKKITRELVQTVLARKPKMCSFLEWRDLKIVYKRYASLYFCCAIEDQDNELITLEIIHRYVELLDKYFGSVCELDIIFNFEKAYFILDEFLLGGEVQETSKKNVLKAIEQADLLQEPRHEYFNVPVY
- the AP1S2 gene encoding AP-1 complex subunit sigma-2 isoform X1; its protein translation is MQFMLLFSRQGKLRLQKWYVPLSDKEKKKITRELVQTVLARKPKMCSFLEWRDLKIVYKRYASLYFCCAIEDQDNELITLEIIHRYVELLDKYFGSVCELDIIFNFEKAYFILDEFLLGGEVQETSKKNVLKAIEQADLLQEEAETPRSVLEEIGLT
- the AP1S2 gene encoding AP-1 complex subunit sigma-2 isoform X3; translation: MMQFMLLFSRQGKLRLQKWYVPLSDKEKKKITRELVQTVLARKPKMCSFLEWRDLKIVYKRYASLYFCCAIEDQDNELITLEIIHRYVELLDKYFGSVCELDIIFNFEKAYFILDEFLLGGEVQETSKKNVLKAIEQADLLQEEAETPRSVLEEIGLT